A genomic stretch from Candidatus Nanoarchaeia archaeon includes:
- a CDS encoding LamG domain-containing protein codes for MRNAAAIRSVEKGKSGANASRRMVYASLLGLILAVFLFTPLFWRLDPTGYIVAKRTTTYSQEVGWEINESSDALWLVEHPQEIVHIAVSGSIAKTGSAKIFIEGSDGRYLIFDSSRLEEKGLWIVTGAAVPNESFANETTSNETMLNLSANTGFSNETSIQTNITSANITRVQEDRGSAPTPASVLERTTFSNACIDTCDVAGFNSSSYVLVFEINGTYVHIDGISYSIEREVLNKPPIFAGIPNQTMMMGTNLSLKLSDYALDPDNDSLTFSSYKADNLSVVIEGDLVTLLPEPGFEGTRYIFFIANDSIDVAVSPLVEVSVSRIARQRIEGETFQSSARIGKPVKWVKRIRGEKGRENISTELPRLAGNISVRKVNELTGEERELEIAVQNEREVQEVPAIITGQAVSEDSISGGSGLISRFFASISGANRITGRAVEVVQEQEKENITVNIDGEAVEEEDEFVIEYYTDAPYAEERRIDGRSKEITVIGPDEVGYENVLAFSELPFEVSDERKIKLYHSVDGLKQESEFTAYDNDGDGLYERIEWVVPHLSEQVYEIVIITKAEHLDENKAVVSDIYESVKEQEGIWSEPIPPNHYVRATFEQPLDSAKDITLYARSAGNSSASLEVYTENGEGIIASIGNITAENSYTMPLIGLSESTATVDIKVLDGTIEIDYIVDPSLISVSTATIPRVINIQGKLTNAANAAVSDGTYGFVFTLYNVSSGGTGLWNESHNITTVSGVYDADLGRKTSMNLEFDQSYYLGIKVESDAEMTPRINLTTNPWAFRSFVAYELASTDGWISLKGNVNATQNLTVVENLNVTGNITAAQFIGDGSLLTGISSGGGNTTTEMASALDNTSIVREYQGYFKSEVNLTQLLDDNYRNISSRVGNTTAEIREQFLNSSNVTIRDGVISINETFLRAGDAAGGNTSAEMIDATTGNVNSTSWLKAGANIILKVFSDFVGIGTSGPSSRLDVNGSVNATQYLINGTDIYNVFTELTDTKGNTTSEIASALDNTTILRDYQKHGNTTAEIWEQFGNSSNITIINGIISINASFVDEGHVFGNTSAEIVSAMASEISSLNTSLNNSFRSEDTNLNASMKEYARSEVILLNTSLNNSFRSEDTNLNASAQAYARTEAANLNASVKAYADNADSLLNVSMRSLGFFNSLSNITGYLNISNVKITGIANFSDVNVTGGLYVRDKVGIGTTAPSHTLTVAGTMNVSGNTLILGELNTTGRTNFNDVNISGVFDAGFRIAAPDREAVTQNLWIPRWPDLQYVIMQDYQDELAYADMFADNISVSPAVEGGTSINNIFRDDATWAQFNSGGSPYPIIIDVNLTSNPITAKASSKFNLGLTFRSTAAANPNRISVELYNSSDEWVLATNTTYNSTGSNDVWLSPSLTGLSDTSSGIRGLRVTLYGTNPLPANFLLQRMILYHRTAPWDPWKLHIGGGMMYGGVNFSGVTQDITTPAGEDLALMPGGKVTVVGDLNVTGTSYIYATEGVIQPVYGSDDGLALYLPFNTNETTNQQYDYSPYGNDGLMVGGVVCNSTYGKYGVGCNFYGSGDYIDSGRDLVAELDQVNEFTLLAWIKPANADKFMGIMGTGNPYSADGEGFILDYRGSVAGDPIRFQLNNDSGTATTITVNIGDLSNQWIHVAAVVNRTGNVDVYLNGSRKGGGSIAVNSGGTINSGTGLVVGVYGEALGTADFNGTIDEPMIYKRALSPDEIRTQYLRGIKAHGTLQADEFKIANTTGTLSLKLNQTDFLFSTAGIERFRIDSAGKVGIGTSTPTTKLDVFGQVNSTGYIANASVGFTGSCASTTTITVVGGIITACS; via the coding sequence ATGAGGAATGCAGCGGCAATAAGGAGCGTGGAAAAGGGCAAGAGCGGGGCAAACGCATCTCGAAGGATGGTCTATGCTTCATTGCTCGGCCTGATTCTGGCTGTTTTCTTATTTACGCCGCTTTTTTGGAGGCTTGATCCTACAGGGTATATTGTTGCAAAGCGAACAACGACATATTCCCAGGAAGTGGGATGGGAGATAAATGAAAGCTCTGATGCTCTTTGGCTGGTAGAGCACCCGCAGGAGATAGTCCATATTGCAGTGAGCGGAAGCATAGCAAAGACTGGAAGCGCTAAGATATTTATTGAGGGATCAGATGGGCGCTACCTGATTTTTGACAGCAGCAGATTAGAGGAAAAAGGATTATGGATAGTAACTGGCGCAGCTGTTCCCAATGAGAGTTTTGCCAATGAAACGACGTCTAATGAAACGATGTTAAACCTATCAGCCAACACTGGTTTTTCAAATGAGACAAGCATCCAAACAAATATCACTTCAGCAAATATCACTCGGGTTCAGGAAGATAGGGGTTCTGCACCAACGCCGGCATCCGTTCTGGAAAGGACCACTTTCAGCAATGCGTGCATTGATACCTGCGATGTAGCCGGATTCAACAGCAGCTCATATGTTCTTGTTTTTGAGATTAATGGCACTTATGTGCATATAGACGGCATTTCCTATTCCATTGAGAGGGAGGTTCTCAATAAACCACCTATTTTTGCCGGCATTCCCAACCAGACTATGATGATGGGCACGAATCTTTCTTTGAAGTTGAGTGATTATGCGCTTGATCCCGACAACGACTCCCTGACCTTCTCGTCATATAAGGCGGATAATTTGTCTGTCGTGATCGAAGGGGACCTGGTTACGCTGCTGCCTGAGCCGGGGTTTGAAGGAACGCGGTATATCTTCTTTATAGCTAATGACAGCATTGATGTTGCGGTTTCGCCTCTTGTTGAGGTTTCTGTAAGCAGAATTGCAAGACAGAGAATAGAAGGAGAGACTTTTCAGAGTTCTGCCAGGATTGGCAAACCTGTAAAATGGGTTAAGAGGATCAGAGGAGAGAAGGGCAGGGAGAACATAAGCACTGAGCTTCCAAGATTAGCGGGAAATATTTCTGTCAGGAAGGTGAATGAGCTGACTGGCGAGGAAAGAGAGCTTGAGATTGCTGTTCAAAATGAAAGAGAAGTACAAGAGGTTCCTGCCATTATAACCGGCCAGGCAGTCAGTGAGGACAGCATATCAGGGGGTTCTGGATTGATTTCGAGATTTTTTGCATCCATTTCAGGAGCCAACAGGATCACGGGAAGGGCTGTTGAAGTGGTTCAGGAGCAGGAGAAAGAGAATATCACTGTGAACATAGACGGGGAAGCGGTTGAAGAGGAGGATGAATTTGTCATTGAATATTATACTGATGCCCCGTATGCAGAGGAGCGCAGGATAGATGGAAGATCCAAGGAGATAACCGTTATCGGGCCTGATGAGGTTGGGTATGAGAATGTACTGGCTTTCTCAGAGCTTCCTTTTGAGGTTAGTGATGAGAGAAAGATAAAGCTGTATCATAGTGTTGACGGACTTAAGCAGGAAAGCGAGTTCACAGCATATGATAATGATGGAGACGGATTGTATGAGCGCATAGAATGGGTCGTTCCTCATCTGAGCGAGCAGGTTTATGAAATCGTCATTATAACAAAGGCTGAGCACCTGGATGAGAATAAGGCTGTTGTAAGCGATATATATGAAAGCGTTAAGGAACAGGAAGGAATCTGGTCTGAGCCCATCCCTCCAAACCATTATGTTAGGGCCACATTTGAACAGCCGCTTGACTCTGCAAAAGACATAACCCTATACGCAAGATCTGCCGGCAACAGCTCAGCTTCTCTGGAGGTTTATACTGAGAACGGAGAGGGGATCATAGCATCAATTGGAAACATAACCGCAGAAAACAGCTATACGATGCCCCTTATAGGATTGTCAGAAAGCACAGCAACTGTTGATATAAAAGTCCTTGATGGAACAATCGAGATCGACTATATCGTCGATCCCAGCCTGATCTCTGTATCAACAGCAACTATTCCCCGAGTGATAAATATCCAGGGAAAACTGACAAATGCAGCAAATGCAGCAGTCTCTGACGGGACCTATGGGTTTGTGTTTACCCTGTATAATGTCTCAAGCGGCGGCACGGGATTGTGGAATGAGAGCCACAATATCACAACCGTGAGCGGGGTGTATGATGCTGACCTTGGCAGAAAAACTTCCATGAACCTTGAATTTGACCAGAGTTATTACCTTGGAATCAAGGTAGAGAGCGATGCAGAGATGACACCGAGGATAAACTTAACAACAAATCCGTGGGCATTCCGCTCTTTTGTCGCGTATGAGCTCGCAAGCACTGATGGATGGATATCATTGAAGGGGAATGTGAACGCAACCCAGAACCTTACAGTTGTTGAGAACCTGAATGTAACTGGGAACATAACAGCAGCACAGTTTATTGGAGATGGAAGCCTGCTGACGGGGATTAGCAGCGGAGGAGGGAATACTACTACTGAAATGGCTTCTGCCCTGGACAACACGAGCATTGTTCGGGAGTATCAAGGGTATTTCAAAAGCGAAGTCAATCTGACCCAATTATTGGATGATAATTACAGGAATATATCAAGCAGGGTTGGCAACACAACGGCAGAGATACGGGAGCAGTTCCTTAACTCAAGCAATGTCACGATCAGAGATGGGGTTATTTCTATCAATGAAACGTTCCTGAGGGCAGGGGATGCAGCAGGCGGAAACACTTCTGCTGAGATGATAGATGCAACTACCGGGAATGTTAACTCTACTTCATGGTTGAAAGCTGGCGCAAACATTATCTTAAAGGTTTTTTCAGATTTTGTTGGCATTGGCACATCCGGGCCATCATCTCGGCTGGATGTCAATGGAAGCGTTAACGCAACCCAGTACCTGATTAACGGGACTGACATCTATAACGTATTTACTGAGCTGACTGATACAAAGGGCAATACCACATCAGAGATTGCCTCTGCCTTGGACAACACAACCATCTTAAGAGATTACCAGAAGCATGGCAATACCACGGCAGAGATATGGGAGCAATTCGGCAATTCCAGTAATATAACCATCATAAATGGAATTATTTCTATCAATGCTTCTTTTGTTGACGAAGGGCATGTTTTTGGAAATACGTCTGCTGAGATTGTTTCCGCTATGGCAAGCGAAATATCCAGCCTTAATACTTCCCTGAATAATTCTTTCAGATCAGAAGACACGAACCTTAACGCTTCTATGAAAGAGTATGCAAGGAGCGAGGTTATTTTATTGAACACTTCCTTAAATAATTCCTTCAGATCAGAAGACACGAACCTTAATGCATCAGCACAGGCTTATGCAAGAACTGAAGCTGCCAATCTGAATGCTTCTGTGAAGGCGTATGCAGACAATGCTGATTCACTTTTGAATGTTTCTATGAGGAGTTTGGGGTTCTTTAACAGCTTATCAAACATAACAGGGTATTTGAATATATCAAATGTGAAGATCACTGGCATTGCTAATTTCAGCGATGTGAATGTGACTGGCGGATTGTATGTGAGGGACAAAGTAGGCATTGGAACAACAGCGCCATCCCATACATTAACCGTAGCCGGGACTATGAATGTATCAGGCAATACCCTGATTCTTGGAGAGCTGAATACAACAGGGAGAACAAACTTTAATGATGTAAATATCTCAGGAGTGTTTGACGCAGGGTTTCGCATTGCGGCTCCTGACAGGGAGGCTGTTACACAGAACCTCTGGATTCCACGATGGCCGGACTTGCAGTATGTGATTATGCAGGATTACCAGGACGAGCTTGCATACGCTGATATGTTTGCAGATAACATATCTGTTTCTCCAGCTGTTGAGGGCGGAACATCAATCAACAATATTTTCCGTGATGATGCAACGTGGGCGCAATTTAATTCTGGCGGATCCCCCTATCCAATAATAATAGATGTTAATTTGACAAGCAATCCGATTACTGCCAAGGCCAGCAGCAAATTCAATCTTGGGCTTACATTTAGGTCTACAGCTGCTGCAAACCCCAACAGGATTTCTGTGGAATTGTATAATTCCAGCGATGAATGGGTTCTCGCAACGAACACAACGTATAACAGCACCGGCTCAAATGATGTCTGGCTTTCCCCGAGCCTTACCGGCCTTTCTGATACAAGCAGTGGTATCCGGGGCTTGAGGGTAACATTATACGGCACCAATCCCCTGCCTGCAAATTTCCTTCTTCAGAGGATGATACTCTACCACCGAACTGCTCCGTGGGATCCCTGGAAGCTCCACATTGGCGGAGGGATGATGTACGGCGGGGTGAATTTTTCAGGAGTCACCCAAGATATCACCACCCCTGCAGGAGAAGATCTCGCCTTGATGCCTGGAGGAAAAGTGACTGTTGTTGGGGATTTGAATGTCACTGGAACATCTTATATCTATGCAACTGAGGGAGTGATACAGCCAGTCTACGGGAGTGATGATGGATTAGCTTTGTATCTGCCATTCAACACAAATGAGACAACGAACCAACAGTATGATTATAGCCCTTACGGAAATGACGGGCTCATGGTAGGAGGGGTTGTCTGCAATTCAACGTATGGAAAGTATGGGGTTGGATGCAATTTTTATGGATCTGGCGATTATATAGATTCAGGAAGGGATTTAGTAGCTGAGCTGGATCAGGTTAATGAGTTTACGCTCTTGGCGTGGATCAAACCAGCAAATGCTGACAAGTTTATGGGGATAATGGGGACAGGCAATCCCTATAGCGCTGACGGTGAGGGATTTATACTTGATTATAGAGGGAGTGTTGCTGGAGACCCAATACGGTTTCAATTGAATAATGATTCAGGAACCGCAACAACCATAACTGTGAATATTGGAGATCTTTCCAACCAATGGATCCATGTTGCTGCTGTGGTAAACAGAACAGGGAATGTTGATGTGTATCTGAATGGCTCTCGAAAGGGAGGAGGCAGCATAGCTGTAAACTCTGGCGGGACAATTAATAGCGGGACGGGTCTGGTTGTTGGTGTGTATGGCGAGGCATTAGGCACAGCAGACTTCAACGGCACAATTGATGAGCCTATGATTTATAAAAGAGCGTTATCACCGGATGAAATAAGAACGCAGTATCTCAGAGGCATTAAGGCTCATGGAACTCTCCAGGCAGATGAATTTAAGATTGCCAATACAACAGGCACTTTATCCTTAAAACTGAACCAGACCGATTTCCTATTCTCTACAGCTGGCATTGAAAGGTTTAGGATTGATAGCGCAGGAAAGGTAGGGATTGGAACATCAACACCAACGACTAAACTGGATGTGTTCGGTCAGGTCAATTCTACGGGGTATATTGCAAACGCATCAGTCGGATTTACAGGAAGCTGCGCAAGCACAACAACAATAACAGTGGTGGGAGGGATCATTACTGCATGCAGTTAA
- a CDS encoding helicase-related protein — translation MKDPIQHIVEDTLQKGKQALIFLSTKPSAEKTAEDISRSLGSESKELAELSEEILHDLGKPTEQCRRLAYCVKRGIAYHHAGLTHGQRERVEDGFRNGLIKVICSTPTLAYGIDIPAFRSIIKGVQRYGGKYGMQWIPVLDYMQMAGRAGRPKYDKVGEALLIAGTQAEAEKLFERYLQGQAEPLYSKLAVEPVLRTYLLSLISAGFAGDKQGILSFFGKTFWAHQYRDMASLQKKIEKMLGLLERWGFIEAESAEFMPASSLKKAENRRYEATALGKRVAELYLDPQTAHHFLECMGGKEATEFGLAQAISWTLELRPLLRHRQKEFDLLQEKLGGVQLLVSEPNLFDPEYDEFIDSVKTAMFFMDWMEEKDDDYLLNEHRIRPGETRVKLATADWLLYAFEEFAKILKKREFQKKAAEVRIRLKYGVKSELLPLLRLEGIGRVRARKLFNFGIKDIGDVKNAGLTTLSQLLGKETALRVKKQVGQEIEAVPDGKRKGQVSLGKF, via the coding sequence ATGAAGGATCCTATCCAGCACATTGTGGAAGATACGCTTCAGAAGGGCAAGCAAGCCCTGATATTTTTGTCAACGAAGCCAAGCGCAGAGAAGACTGCAGAGGATATCAGCAGGAGCCTTGGGAGCGAGAGCAAGGAGCTTGCTGAGCTTTCAGAGGAGATCCTGCACGATTTGGGAAAACCGACTGAGCAATGCAGGAGGCTGGCATATTGTGTGAAGCGAGGCATTGCATACCACCATGCAGGGCTTACCCATGGCCAGAGGGAAAGGGTCGAGGATGGATTCAGGAACGGTTTGATTAAGGTTATTTGCTCGACCCCGACTTTGGCGTACGGCATAGACATTCCGGCATTCCGCTCAATCATCAAGGGTGTGCAGAGATATGGGGGAAAATACGGCATGCAGTGGATACCTGTCCTGGATTATATGCAGATGGCAGGAAGGGCAGGAAGGCCGAAGTATGACAAGGTTGGAGAGGCGCTGCTGATTGCAGGAACACAGGCCGAGGCTGAGAAGCTATTTGAGAGGTATCTCCAGGGCCAGGCAGAGCCGCTCTACTCGAAATTGGCAGTTGAGCCTGTGCTCAGGACATACCTCCTTTCCCTGATTTCAGCAGGATTTGCCGGAGACAAGCAAGGCATTCTTAGCTTTTTTGGGAAGACGTTCTGGGCGCATCAATACAGGGATATGGCCAGCCTCCAGAAGAAGATTGAGAAGATGCTCGGGCTGCTGGAGCGATGGGGGTTTATTGAGGCTGAGAGCGCAGAGTTTATGCCTGCATCGTCGCTTAAGAAGGCAGAGAATAGACGGTATGAGGCAACTGCTCTTGGAAAAAGGGTTGCTGAGCTGTACCTTGATCCGCAAACAGCTCACCACTTCCTCGAGTGCATGGGGGGAAAGGAAGCGACAGAGTTTGGGTTGGCGCAGGCAATTTCGTGGACACTTGAATTGCGGCCATTACTGAGGCACAGGCAGAAGGAATTTGATCTGCTGCAGGAGAAGCTTGGCGGGGTTCAGCTGCTTGTTTCAGAGCCAAACCTCTTTGATCCTGAGTATGATGAGTTCATTGATTCTGTGAAGACTGCAATGTTCTTCATGGACTGGATGGAAGAGAAGGATGATGACTATCTGCTTAATGAGCATCGTATCAGGCCTGGAGAGACGCGCGTAAAGCTTGCAACTGCAGACTGGCTTCTGTACGCATTTGAGGAATTTGCAAAGATTTTGAAGAAACGGGAGTTTCAGAAGAAGGCTGCTGAGGTGAGGATACGGCTCAAGTATGGAGTGAAATCAGAGCTTCTCCCTTTGCTCAGGCTTGAGGGGATTGGAAGGGTAAGGGCAAGAAAGCTGTTCAATTTCGGGATTAAAGATATTGGAGATGTGAAAAACGCAGGCCTTACCACCTTATCCCAGCTTCTTGGAAAAGAGACAGCACTTCGTGTCAAAAAGCAGGTTGGGCAGGAGATTGAGGCTGTTCCTGATGGGAAGAGGAAGGGCCAGGTCAGCCTTGGGAAGTTTTGA